In Pyxidicoccus xibeiensis, the following proteins share a genomic window:
- a CDS encoding dCTP deaminase, with translation MTLSSAEIQEARRVGELVIDGFDPDSLRPSSYLLKIGRRILVERAVGGVIDTRVTDASVMFEEREMDESGFVVEPGQFYLASSVEALRLSPRLSGQLSLLSSLARCGLAGLSSNLICATFGSDAPGTITFEIANVSRQRIRIYPGVRWCHVFLSWHREPSDLQYRGIYSGASRPMPADFSRKPSR, from the coding sequence ATGACATTGTCCAGTGCGGAAATTCAGGAGGCGCGCCGAGTTGGTGAGCTTGTTATTGACGGGTTTGATCCAGATTCGCTACGCCCTTCGAGCTATCTTCTTAAAATCGGCAGACGTATTCTGGTTGAGCGGGCTGTGGGGGGAGTTATCGACACAAGGGTTACTGATGCATCTGTCATGTTTGAGGAGAGGGAAATGGACGAGTCCGGCTTCGTGGTGGAACCGGGGCAATTCTACTTAGCAAGTTCAGTTGAGGCGCTGAGACTCTCGCCACGCCTGTCGGGACAATTGAGTTTGCTCTCAAGTCTTGCACGATGTGGTCTTGCGGGGTTGTCGTCAAATCTGATCTGTGCAACTTTCGGGAGTGACGCTCCGGGAACGATTACCTTTGAGATTGCCAATGTTTCGCGTCAGAGGATTCGTATCTACCCTGGAGTGCGGTGGTGCCACGTTTTCCTGTCCTGGCATCGGGAGCCTAGCGACTTGCAATATCGCGGCATCTACTCTGGCGCGTCTCGTCCAATGCCAGCTGACTTCTCGCGGAAACCATCGCGGTAG
- a CDS encoding alpha/beta fold hydrolase: MPAEASSTPPHHEEVVPFLAGDGRALNLIHVHGDEEAARGPVVLVHGAGVRANIFRAPVHETLVDALVADGYDVWLENWRASIDVEPSEWTLDQAAVWDHPAAVRTVVDRTGHDTVKAIIHCQGSTSFAMAAASGLLPEVKVIVSNAVSLHPVVSRAAKLKLTLAIPPVARLTPYLDPQWGHGAPTRTAKALNLLVRAFHHECDNPVCRWVSFTYGVGFPTLWRHENLNAETHEWLQHEFAKVPLTFFQQMTECVRAGHMLPVDDFPALPDDLAEREPQTDARWVFLAGAENRCFLPESQRRSFEHLERFRPGYHALHVVPGYGHLDMFMGQDASRDVFPLILAELDKPV, from the coding sequence ATGCCAGCCGAAGCGTCCAGCACGCCGCCGCACCATGAGGAGGTGGTCCCCTTCCTCGCTGGCGACGGGCGGGCGCTCAACCTCATCCACGTCCACGGCGACGAGGAGGCCGCCAGGGGGCCGGTGGTCCTCGTGCACGGCGCGGGCGTGCGGGCCAACATCTTCCGCGCTCCCGTGCACGAGACGCTCGTGGATGCGCTCGTGGCCGACGGCTACGACGTGTGGCTCGAGAACTGGCGCGCGAGCATCGACGTGGAGCCGAGCGAGTGGACGCTCGACCAGGCGGCCGTCTGGGACCACCCCGCCGCCGTGCGCACCGTCGTGGACAGGACGGGCCACGACACCGTCAAGGCCATCATCCACTGCCAGGGCTCCACCAGCTTCGCCATGGCCGCGGCCTCCGGGCTGCTGCCCGAGGTGAAGGTCATCGTCTCCAATGCCGTCTCGCTGCACCCCGTCGTCTCCCGCGCGGCGAAGCTGAAGCTGACGCTCGCCATTCCTCCCGTGGCCCGCCTCACCCCCTACCTGGACCCGCAGTGGGGCCATGGCGCGCCCACGCGCACCGCCAAGGCACTCAACCTGCTGGTCCGGGCCTTCCACCACGAGTGCGACAACCCCGTGTGCCGCTGGGTCAGCTTCACCTACGGCGTCGGCTTCCCCACGCTCTGGCGCCACGAGAACCTCAACGCCGAGACGCACGAGTGGCTCCAGCACGAATTCGCCAAGGTCCCCCTCACGTTCTTCCAGCAGATGACCGAGTGCGTGCGCGCCGGCCACATGCTGCCCGTGGACGACTTCCCGGCCCTGCCCGACGACCTGGCCGAGCGTGAGCCCCAGACGGACGCCCGCTGGGTCTTCCTGGCCGGAGCGGAGAACCGCTGCTTCCTCCCCGAGAGCCAGCGCCGCAGCTTCGAGCACCTGGAGCGCTTCCGCCCCGGCTACCACGCGCTGCACGTCGTCCCGGGCTACGGCCACCTGGACATGTTCATGGGCCAGGACGCGTCCCGGGACGTCTTCCCCCTCATCCTCGCCGAGCTCGACAAGCCGGTGTGA
- a CDS encoding NUDIX hydrolase, with protein sequence MKPVVKKLLGGLIFGFVVIVLQHFAGESWGVVGRFNNSPIGRALTTIAISGLFIPAAKELLPYIQRGTFLARLLKVLEELARERRSLESAEHQQRFLRLYGNRQIDRSFIEEMKPEDAACFVLGLQFYYSKLKIAPDVGTSEFVLCAERAAQNETYRIILLELALGTTLIPEAVEASKFTRTLLAKHSGMLDVRLRSEDEDEKFFGRLSGASKERLTVFSTTSQISSASIGVLSQFSSRIERLDLYLVSPLVRTDEALGLLSEEYDVPACAIPQVQFLENRTFDIVRRVFRVLMAIEAALQLKQQTGIDVRLFVFRRRYPNLKVRLLKERNYMQVLPGSLRYANNLYRFGLEFTDKEVIERMDRAVQEMQSNQRLITQVLLDRVHVEKLKADALREVYWYVVGRGEDVGALESLIHQFGLVLKNPSTRQYVDSLLVLDRAAKAAVENHDFIAVPKEAPTPNMIHNSDSKMAVGSIVVKKYGGRSVKHLSVGVLFVADSRVLMIRKKQKPYEGKWSLIAGHVEEGETARQAIEREVLEELGVPLLEAEFLRRFPIVDGDICRHGADCHEWYVFVSSQVLRMESLKLSSDEISELEWMPFGNLASLDADGVFTFATRFLLKGLGLL encoded by the coding sequence ATGAAGCCGGTAGTCAAAAAATTGCTGGGCGGCCTTATCTTCGGTTTCGTGGTGATCGTCCTGCAGCACTTTGCTGGTGAATCCTGGGGAGTCGTTGGACGTTTCAATAACTCTCCTATTGGTCGTGCCCTGACCACAATCGCCATCTCAGGGTTATTCATCCCTGCGGCGAAAGAGTTGCTTCCCTACATTCAGCGGGGGACTTTTCTGGCCCGACTGCTGAAAGTTTTAGAGGAACTTGCTCGCGAGCGTCGGAGCCTTGAGTCCGCTGAACACCAACAGCGCTTTCTTAGACTGTACGGAAATAGGCAGATTGATCGCTCCTTCATAGAGGAGATGAAGCCCGAAGATGCGGCTTGTTTTGTGCTTGGGTTGCAATTTTACTATTCCAAATTGAAAATAGCCCCTGACGTTGGTACGAGCGAGTTTGTGTTGTGCGCCGAGAGAGCGGCGCAAAATGAGACGTATAGAATCATTCTGTTGGAACTTGCATTGGGGACGACACTTATACCAGAGGCCGTAGAGGCAAGTAAGTTCACTCGGACTCTACTGGCAAAGCATTCGGGAATGCTGGATGTCAGGCTCCGCTCAGAGGACGAAGACGAAAAGTTCTTTGGTCGCCTGAGTGGTGCGTCGAAAGAAAGGCTCACTGTTTTTAGCACAACCTCTCAGATATCAAGTGCATCCATTGGAGTGTTGTCTCAATTTTCAAGTCGGATAGAGAGGTTGGATTTGTATTTGGTTTCACCGCTTGTCCGAACGGACGAAGCGCTGGGGCTGCTATCTGAAGAGTATGATGTGCCTGCCTGCGCTATTCCGCAGGTTCAATTTCTGGAAAACAGAACGTTTGATATAGTTCGGCGTGTATTTCGGGTGTTGATGGCCATTGAGGCTGCTCTACAATTGAAGCAGCAGACAGGTATCGACGTTCGGCTGTTTGTGTTTCGGAGACGATATCCCAACTTGAAGGTTAGATTGCTTAAGGAGAGGAACTACATGCAAGTTCTTCCGGGGAGTTTGCGATATGCAAATAACCTCTATCGATTTGGGCTGGAGTTTACAGATAAAGAGGTGATCGAACGAATGGATCGTGCCGTACAGGAGATGCAGTCCAATCAGAGGCTGATTACTCAGGTTTTATTGGATAGAGTGCATGTAGAGAAGTTGAAGGCGGATGCTCTTCGCGAGGTGTATTGGTACGTTGTTGGAAGAGGGGAGGATGTGGGGGCGCTGGAGTCTTTAATTCATCAGTTCGGTCTGGTGTTGAAGAATCCGAGCACGCGTCAATATGTCGATTCGCTGCTTGTTTTGGACAGGGCTGCAAAGGCTGCGGTGGAAAATCACGATTTCATCGCTGTGCCGAAGGAGGCCCCGACCCCAAACATGATTCATAACTCCGACTCAAAGATGGCAGTGGGATCTATTGTAGTTAAAAAATACGGTGGGCGGTCAGTCAAGCATCTTTCGGTGGGTGTATTGTTTGTGGCCGATAGTCGCGTATTGATGATACGGAAGAAGCAGAAGCCATATGAGGGGAAATGGAGTTTGATTGCCGGACATGTCGAGGAGGGGGAGACAGCGCGACAAGCAATCGAACGAGAGGTGTTGGAGGAGCTGGGAGTTCCGCTGCTCGAAGCGGAGTTCTTAAGACGATTCCCTATTGTTGATGGGGATATCTGTAGGCATGGTGCGGACTGTCACGAGTGGTACGTTTTCGTGAGTAGCCAAGTGCTCAGGATGGAAAGCCTGAAGCTGTCATCGGATGAAATCAGTGAACTTGAGTGGATGCCGTTCGGGAATCTGGCAAGTCTGGATGCTGATGGGGTTTTTACGTTTGCGACTAGGTTTCTATTGAAAGGCTTGGGACTCCTGTGA
- a CDS encoding type 1 glutamine amidotransferase, translating to MSGATPRAILFQHDEPVSAGALAGALTRAGFALETRFREVRPADAEADLVVVLGGFMGVYEADQHPYLREELALLERRLHQRRPSLGVCLGAQMLAAVSGARVFRDPKGMVVGAQAIHVAPAGRQHAVFAGGPASLLVTQWHGDTFDTVRGAETLASSERQPQEVFSLSNSVGFLFHPEVEPPTLESWARAFPQALERAGRRLDDVLARDLPSLREARADSEGLLHRVAGYFAREVTAR from the coding sequence ATGTCGGGTGCAACGCCGCGAGCCATCCTCTTCCAGCACGATGAACCCGTGAGCGCGGGTGCCCTCGCAGGCGCGCTCACGCGGGCGGGGTTCGCCCTGGAGACCCGCTTCCGCGAGGTACGTCCGGCCGATGCCGAAGCGGACCTCGTGGTCGTCCTTGGGGGCTTCATGGGCGTCTACGAGGCCGACCAGCATCCCTATCTCCGCGAGGAGCTCGCCCTGTTGGAGCGGCGCCTCCACCAGCGTCGTCCGAGCCTGGGCGTCTGCCTGGGGGCACAGATGCTCGCCGCGGTCTCCGGCGCGCGTGTCTTTCGGGACCCGAAGGGCATGGTCGTCGGAGCCCAGGCCATCCACGTCGCGCCGGCTGGACGTCAGCACGCTGTCTTCGCGGGTGGCCCCGCCTCGCTCCTCGTCACGCAATGGCACGGCGACACCTTCGACACCGTGCGCGGCGCGGAGACGCTCGCGTCCTCGGAGCGGCAACCGCAGGAGGTCTTCAGCCTGTCCAACTCGGTGGGCTTCCTGTTCCACCCCGAGGTGGAGCCCCCGACGCTGGAGTCCTGGGCACGTGCCTTCCCGCAGGCACTGGAGCGCGCGGGCCGCCGGCTCGATGACGTGCTCGCCAGGGACCTGCCCTCTCTGCGCGAGGCACGCGCCGACAGCGAGGGGCTGCTCCATCGGGTGGCCGGATACTTCGCCCGGGAAGTGACGGCACG
- a CDS encoding acetoacetate decarboxylase family protein — MFRLPRRIQSQTGRFSRVDGIPYELPIHSESSPALMAGFTLDADKAAKLMPGNELHPFRLTRKKGVLLVTVIDYRVTDIGAYIEFSVAIACTHGPRRAPPLLPLLFQKKYGLGQYVYDLPVNTEVSVKGGKGIWGMPKHLGNLDFRITDGTVSSRYAEGGREAVRIEIERPKRAWLPLRAAGANYCAFRGMLMKSYIYFRGKLGFRLGRRAKAKLELGDHPRVQPLKELGVSQGALFTGFFPQTSGVLDDHFEAWFLSQPTLPAETYPEGLESVVNLGQGQNPMPPPGEAPALVADRSVAPEGELLTMEQELVEEVEHEEAELHRDERSREHEQGAHP, encoded by the coding sequence ATGTTCCGTCTTCCCCGACGCATCCAGTCCCAGACCGGCCGCTTCTCACGCGTCGACGGCATCCCCTATGAGCTGCCCATCCACTCCGAGTCCTCTCCGGCCCTCATGGCGGGCTTCACCCTGGACGCGGACAAGGCCGCGAAGCTGATGCCCGGCAACGAGCTGCACCCGTTCCGCCTCACGCGGAAGAAGGGCGTGCTGCTCGTCACCGTCATCGACTACCGCGTCACCGACATCGGCGCGTACATCGAGTTCAGCGTCGCCATCGCCTGCACGCACGGCCCCCGGCGCGCGCCGCCGCTGCTGCCGCTCCTGTTCCAGAAGAAGTACGGCCTGGGCCAGTACGTCTACGATTTGCCCGTCAACACCGAGGTCTCCGTCAAGGGCGGCAAGGGCATCTGGGGCATGCCCAAGCACCTGGGCAACCTGGACTTCCGAATCACGGACGGCACGGTGAGCAGCCGCTACGCCGAAGGCGGCCGGGAGGCGGTGCGCATCGAAATCGAGCGGCCGAAGCGCGCCTGGCTGCCCCTGCGCGCCGCGGGCGCCAACTACTGCGCCTTCCGCGGCATGCTGATGAAGAGCTACATCTACTTCCGGGGGAAGCTCGGCTTCCGGCTGGGACGGCGCGCGAAGGCGAAGCTGGAGCTCGGCGACCACCCGCGCGTGCAGCCGCTGAAGGAGCTGGGCGTCTCCCAGGGCGCCCTCTTCACCGGCTTCTTCCCCCAGACGAGCGGCGTGCTCGACGACCACTTCGAGGCGTGGTTCCTCAGCCAGCCCACGCTGCCCGCCGAGACGTACCCCGAGGGGCTGGAGAGCGTCGTCAACCTGGGCCAGGGCCAGAATCCCATGCCGCCGCCGGGTGAGGCGCCCGCGCTCGTCGCCGACCGGAGCGTCGCGCCGGAGGGCGAGCTGCTCACGATGGAGCAGGAGCTGGTGGAGGAGGTCGAGCACGAGGAGGCCGAGCTCCACCGTGACGAGCGCTCCAGGGAGCACGAGCAGGGGGCGCACCCATGA